A genomic segment from Caldisalinibacter kiritimatiensis encodes:
- a CDS encoding helix-turn-helix domain-containing protein — protein sequence MNIGEKIKRLRMKNSLTQEELANRCELSKGFISQLERDLTSPSIATLVDILETLGTNLRDFFNETEDEKIVFTKEDFFESEDDENKYKINWIVPNAQKNMMEPILISIEPGGKTKEDDPHEGEEFGYVVSGSVNVHIGSEKYKANEGESFYFKANYKHYLSNPGKGKAEVLWVSTPPNF from the coding sequence GTGAATATAGGTGAAAAGATAAAACGACTAAGGATGAAAAATTCTCTTACACAGGAAGAATTGGCTAATAGATGTGAGCTTTCAAAGGGGTTTATATCTCAGTTAGAGAGGGATTTAACTTCTCCATCTATTGCGACTCTGGTTGATATATTAGAAACTCTAGGTACAAATCTTAGAGATTTTTTTAATGAGACAGAGGATGAAAAAATAGTATTTACTAAAGAGGATTTTTTTGAATCTGAAGATGATGAAAATAAATATAAAATTAACTGGATAGTGCCTAACGCACAGAAAAATATGATGGAACCAATTCTAATTTCTATAGAACCTGGTGGTAAGACAAAAGAAGATGACCCACATGAAGGAGAAGAGTTTGGATATGTTGTATCAGGCAGTGTTAATGTTCATATAGGAAGTGAGAAATATAAAGCAAATGAAGGCGAAAGTTTTTATTTTAAAGCAAACTACAAACATTATTTATCAAATCCAGGAAAAGGTAAGGCGGAGGTGTTATGGGTAAGTACACCACCGAATTTCTAG
- a CDS encoding MATE family efflux transporter: MEQTNRNNILGTKPILPLIFKLSVPAILSMFIQSLYNVVDSIFVSRLSEDALAALSLAFPIQMVLIAIAVGTGVGTSSLISRLLGQGKEQKASNAGEHVLIIAITYGVIIGIIGFLFSKNIISLFTSDTRLIDLGMRYIRIILIGSLALFIPMIANNILRGEGNTFIPMITMLIGSILNIILDPLLIFGLGPFPSFGIEGAAIATVFSRIISGSFILFMLFNGNNQIKLNFKTFQFDLNIIKGIFKVGLPAMTMQFLASFMISGINAILDQYSATAIAAMGIYFRLQSFVFMPVFGLNQGYMPIIGYNYGHNKPQRMKKAMKYGFLIAFTFTTLGFVIFQLFSVQLIKMFDPSEELINLGKDALTKISLAFPIIGPAIIGSTTFQAIGKGIPSLILSFSRQIILLLPLSYILSRLGGLNYVWYAFPLSEIISGIFMVIWLKSTLSKTFTKMQYDKQN, encoded by the coding sequence TTGGAACAAACGAATCGTAATAATATATTAGGTACTAAACCAATACTGCCTTTAATTTTTAAACTTTCAGTACCTGCGATATTATCTATGTTTATTCAATCACTTTATAATGTCGTTGATAGTATCTTTGTTTCAAGACTCAGCGAAGATGCACTAGCTGCACTATCTCTAGCATTCCCAATACAAATGGTGTTAATAGCAATTGCTGTAGGTACTGGTGTAGGAACAAGTTCCTTAATATCTAGATTATTAGGTCAAGGTAAAGAACAAAAGGCTTCTAATGCTGGTGAACACGTATTAATAATAGCTATAACATATGGTGTAATAATTGGTATTATAGGTTTTCTCTTCTCCAAAAATATTATATCATTATTTACAAGTGACACCAGATTAATAGACTTAGGTATGCGCTATATCCGTATAATACTTATTGGGTCTTTAGCATTATTTATACCTATGATAGCAAATAATATATTACGTGGTGAGGGTAATACTTTTATTCCCATGATTACTATGCTTATTGGCTCAATACTAAACATAATCCTTGACCCATTACTAATCTTTGGGCTAGGACCTTTTCCGTCCTTTGGTATAGAAGGAGCTGCAATTGCTACTGTATTTTCTAGAATAATAAGTGGTAGTTTTATTTTATTTATGCTATTCAATGGTAATAATCAAATAAAATTAAATTTCAAAACTTTTCAGTTCGACTTAAACATAATAAAAGGAATTTTTAAAGTTGGTTTACCTGCTATGACTATGCAATTTTTAGCTTCTTTTATGATATCAGGTATTAATGCTATATTAGACCAATACAGTGCTACTGCTATAGCTGCAATGGGAATTTATTTTAGATTGCAATCTTTCGTATTTATGCCTGTTTTTGGTTTAAACCAAGGTTATATGCCAATTATTGGTTATAACTATGGACACAATAAACCTCAAAGAATGAAAAAAGCTATGAAATACGGTTTTCTAATAGCCTTTACTTTTACAACACTGGGATTTGTTATTTTTCAATTGTTCTCAGTTCAGCTAATAAAAATGTTTGACCCAAGTGAAGAACTTATTAATTTAGGTAAAGATGCTTTAACTAAAATAAGCTTAGCTTTTCCAATAATTGGTCCAGCTATTATTGGCTCAACAACTTTTCAGGCAATAGGTAAAGGTATACCAAGTTTAATACTATCATTTTCACGACAAATAATTCTATTACTACCTCTATCATACATATTATCAAGACTTGGTGGTTTAAATTATGTTTGGTATGCTTTCCCATTATCAGAAATAATATCTGGTATATTCATGGTCATTTGGTTAAAAAGTACATTATCAAAAACATTTACAAAGATGCAATATGATAAGCAAAACTAG
- a CDS encoding radical SAM protein: MKSAKQLVSSMVLNEGLKYIEKNPMNNLTKILDWGDKLATENDHKNAIKTFRRICSNPDNNWYKLIERFFTELNPNARKKFITNFFVNSGLVGVPLKKKQQKKYDCNIPWAILMDPTSACNLQCTGCWAAEYDKVASLSNSVLDRIIKEGKELGIYMYIFSGGEPLVRKEDLIKLAEKHDDCMFLAFTNGTLVDEKFAKDLARVGNFALAISVEGFEEETDMRRGEGTYQRVMKSMDLLKKEGVIFGFSTCYHRYNTEVIGSDEYVDYLIEKGCTFGWYFTYIPIGKDAVIDLLARPNQREYMYRRVREMRQEKPIFVLDFWNDGEYVNGCIAGGRNYLHINSNGDVEPCAFIHYSNVNIKEVSLLEALKSPLFEQYRLNQPFNANHLRPCPLLDNPNKLKEMVHKSKAKSTQPIDKESVDDLTNKCQEISKKWAVTAEKLWKESKNINKSKMA; encoded by the coding sequence ATGAAGTCTGCTAAACAACTAGTGAGTTCAATGGTTTTAAATGAGGGGTTAAAGTATATTGAAAAAAATCCTATGAATAATTTGACTAAGATTTTGGACTGGGGGGATAAATTAGCAACTGAGAATGACCATAAAAATGCTATAAAGACATTTAGAAGGATATGTAGTAATCCAGATAATAATTGGTATAAACTTATTGAAAGATTTTTTACTGAACTAAATCCAAATGCAAGGAAGAAATTTATTACTAATTTTTTTGTTAATTCAGGATTAGTCGGAGTTCCACTAAAGAAAAAACAGCAGAAGAAGTATGATTGTAATATTCCTTGGGCTATATTAATGGATCCAACCTCAGCTTGTAATTTACAGTGTACAGGTTGTTGGGCTGCAGAGTATGATAAAGTTGCGTCATTAAGTAATAGTGTATTAGACAGAATAATAAAAGAAGGTAAGGAACTTGGTATATACATGTACATATTTTCAGGTGGAGAACCTTTAGTACGTAAAGAAGACTTAATTAAATTAGCAGAAAAGCATGATGATTGTATGTTTTTGGCGTTTACCAATGGAACATTAGTTGATGAAAAATTTGCTAAAGACTTGGCTCGAGTAGGAAATTTTGCGTTAGCTATTAGCGTTGAAGGATTTGAAGAGGAAACAGATATGAGAAGAGGTGAAGGGACATATCAAAGAGTAATGAAATCAATGGACTTACTAAAGAAAGAAGGAGTAATATTTGGATTTTCAACATGTTATCATAGATACAATACTGAGGTTATCGGTTCAGATGAATATGTAGATTATTTAATAGAAAAAGGTTGTACTTTTGGATGGTATTTTACTTATATACCAATAGGTAAAGATGCAGTTATAGATCTTCTTGCGAGACCTAATCAAAGAGAATATATGTATAGACGTGTTAGAGAGATGAGACAAGAAAAACCAATTTTTGTTTTAGATTTTTGGAATGATGGAGAATATGTAAATGGTTGTATAGCAGGAGGTAGAAATTATTTACATATTAATTCAAATGGTGATGTAGAGCCATGTGCTTTTATTCATTATTCAAATGTTAATATAAAAGAAGTTAGTCTTTTAGAAGCTCTGAAATCACCACTATTTGAACAATATAGGCTCAATCAACCATTTAATGCTAATCATTTAAGACCTTGTCCTTTGTTAGACAATCCCAATAAACTAAAAGAAATGGTACATAAATCAAAGGCTAAATCTACTCAACCAATTGATAAAGAATCAGTAGATGATTTAACCAATAAGTGTCAAGAGATATCAAAGAAATGGGCTGTTACAGCAGAGAAACTATGGAAAGAAAGTAAAAACATTAACAAAAGTAAGATGGCCTAA
- a CDS encoding TetR/AcrR family transcriptional regulator yields the protein MPKIVDYEERKREIAKVAKEVFLKKGYHKTKLSDISMECGIGRTTLYQYFKNKDDIFYFTMHQAIDELKKNLKNIINAQEKSFLEKIKLIILELIREYENNNMIVILTELWLILRRERIEVIEKIKERAIELRKVFEYLLKEGIKAKEIKPIDIKSMSNTLYALVESLVIQLSLHKEINIQQQFKSIDILIDGLKI from the coding sequence TTGCCCAAAATAGTAGATTATGAAGAGAGAAAACGAGAGATAGCTAAAGTAGCAAAAGAAGTTTTTTTAAAAAAAGGTTATCATAAAACTAAACTTTCTGACATATCTATGGAATGTGGAATTGGTAGGACTACATTGTATCAATATTTTAAAAATAAAGACGATATTTTTTACTTTACAATGCATCAAGCGATAGATGAGTTAAAGAAAAATTTAAAGAATATTATAAATGCTCAAGAAAAAAGTTTTTTAGAAAAAATAAAGCTTATAATACTTGAACTAATAAGAGAATATGAAAACAACAATATGATAGTTATATTAACTGAATTGTGGTTGATATTAAGAAGAGAAAGGATAGAAGTAATAGAAAAAATAAAAGAAAGAGCAATAGAGCTGAGAAAAGTATTTGAGTATTTATTGAAAGAGGGTATAAAGGCAAAAGAAATAAAACCAATTGATATTAAAAGTATGTCAAATACTTTATATGCATTAGTGGAATCTTTAGTAATTCAGTTATCTTTACATAAAGAAATAAATATACAACAGCAATTCAAATCAATAGATATATTAATAGATGGGTTAAAAATATAA
- a CDS encoding DMT family transporter produces the protein MENKTKGIILILLSALFFSLMAASVKSLEGMPVPEKIFFRNLLGLIIASYIIVKNKKPLLGNNKKFLALRGLLGLCGVAAYFYALSNINLADAVILNKMSPFFVMVFSALFLGEKIKKPQVLALIIAVLGASFVVKPKFDSSVLPALIALLSAVFAGGAYTAIRHLRHTDAPETIVFYFAFFSTIAMIPFMLSGQFIIPNFTQILKLVALGVFATTAQFLMTNAYRYAPAGELSIYTYVNIVFSTMIGLIVWAEIPDSLSILGGFLIISAGYINYRSNRKIS, from the coding sequence ATGGAAAACAAAACCAAAGGAATAATCTTAATATTACTTTCAGCACTATTCTTCTCATTAATGGCCGCATCTGTTAAATCATTAGAAGGGATGCCTGTACCAGAAAAAATATTCTTCAGAAATCTTTTAGGTTTGATAATAGCATCTTATATTATAGTTAAAAACAAAAAGCCTTTACTTGGCAATAACAAAAAATTTCTAGCTTTACGAGGCTTATTAGGATTATGTGGAGTTGCTGCATATTTTTATGCACTTTCTAATATAAACCTAGCCGATGCAGTTATATTAAATAAAATGTCACCTTTTTTTGTCATGGTCTTTTCTGCACTTTTTTTAGGAGAAAAAATCAAAAAACCTCAAGTACTTGCATTAATAATTGCAGTTTTAGGTGCCAGTTTTGTAGTTAAACCAAAATTTGATTCTAGTGTATTACCTGCTTTAATAGCACTATTATCCGCTGTTTTTGCAGGAGGTGCTTATACAGCTATCAGACATCTAAGACATACTGATGCTCCAGAAACTATAGTTTTTTATTTTGCATTTTTCTCTACTATTGCTATGATACCTTTCATGCTTTCAGGGCAATTTATCATACCTAATTTCACACAAATATTAAAATTAGTTGCTTTAGGTGTATTTGCAACTACTGCTCAATTTTTAATGACTAATGCCTATAGATATGCACCTGCTGGAGAGCTATCAATTTACACATATGTAAATATTGTATTTTCTACTATGATTGGATTGATAGTCTGGGCTGAAATACCAGATAGTTTAAGTATTTTAGGTGGATTTCTAATTATTAGTGCTGGATATATAAACTATCGTTCAAATAGGAAGATCAGCTGA